A genome region from Penicillium psychrofluorescens genome assembly, chromosome: 3 includes the following:
- a CDS encoding uncharacterized protein (ID:PFLUO_004506-T1.cds;~source:funannotate) has protein sequence MDKPTRSTLSPMARKFLNEDAKTDAEKQSESSFSIETAEADEQPSFPWPYDITDKGWYFFYGTLMDSPTLAKVLQVAKPPQLRPARVIGYQIRLWGPYPALIDGPPGHAVEGVACEILSQKRLDRLIAYETEKYYIHACEINLLDVGVGREETVDGNVFMWDGELDELQEGDFSLKDYLREKKLEEL, from the coding sequence ATGGATAAACCAACGCGGTCAACGCTGTCTCCGATGGCACGTAAATTCCTCAACGAAGACGCGAAGACAGATGCTGAAAAACAGTCTGAATCTAGCTTTTCCATTGAAACAGCAGAAGCTGATGAACAGCCTTCATTTCCCTGGCCCTACGACATCACGGACAAAGGATGGTATTTTTTCTACGGCACTCTAATGGACTCGCCGACCTTGGCCAAAGTTTTGCAAGTAGCAAAGCCGCCCCAGCTACGTCCTGCACGCGTGATCGGCTATCAAATTCGACTCTGGGGACCATACCCTGCACTTATCGATGGACCGCCCGGCCATGCGGTCGAGGGAGTGGCATGCGAGATCCTGTCGCAGAAACGTCTGGATCGACTCATTGCCTATGAAACGGAAAAATATTATATTCATGCCTGTGAGATCAATTTATTGGATGTCGGCGTCGGTCGTGAAGAAACAGTCGATGGCAATGTCTTCATGTGGGACGGAGAGCTAGATGAATTGCAGGAAGGGGATTTCAGTCTGAAAGACTACTTGCgagagaagaagttggaggagtTGTAG